Proteins from a single region of Streptomyces glaucescens:
- a CDS encoding ester cyclase, which produces MTSHPPEQLRALYGRWSELWRGDFSHAEEILDPGFVVHQARPDGSDSEAVTGPERLLPEIEQTMAAFGDITITVDLGPVADGDLVAARWTMGARYTGGIPGATAPVGTRISFSGNDILRVRDGRFVEYWTCTDILDGLSQLGAVSGPNGPARH; this is translated from the coding sequence ATGACCAGCCACCCGCCCGAGCAGCTGCGTGCCCTCTACGGCCGCTGGAGCGAACTGTGGCGCGGCGACTTCAGCCACGCCGAGGAGATCCTCGACCCCGGCTTCGTCGTCCACCAGGCCCGTCCCGACGGCAGCGACTCCGAGGCCGTCACCGGCCCCGAGCGCCTGCTGCCCGAGATCGAACAGACCATGGCCGCCTTCGGCGACATCACCATCACCGTCGACCTCGGCCCGGTCGCCGACGGCGACCTGGTGGCCGCCCGCTGGACGATGGGCGCCCGCTACACCGGTGGCATTCCCGGGGCCACCGCCCCCGTGGGGACCAGGATCTCCTTCAGCGGCAACGACATCCTCCGCGTCCGGGACGGCCGGTTCGTCGAGTACTGGACCTGCACCGACATCCTCGACGGGCTGTCCCAGCTCGGCGCGGTCTCCGGCCCCAACGGCCCGGCCCGGCACTGA
- a CDS encoding MarR family winged helix-turn-helix transcriptional regulator, whose protein sequence is MSNRTRGELVAAVTAAARRHHAAYTLFNQAMAERLGLHPTDLQCVSLLALEPGPRTTGEIAELTGLTSGSATRLVDRLQKAGLAERRPDTHDRRKTLVTLTAGRTPEIEAAWEAPGEAFDRALDDFTDDELTVIERYLRRTSDVGTEQTARLRAG, encoded by the coding sequence ATGTCAAACCGAACCCGCGGCGAGCTGGTCGCGGCGGTCACCGCCGCGGCCCGGCGCCACCACGCGGCCTACACGCTGTTCAACCAGGCGATGGCCGAGCGCCTCGGCCTGCACCCGACCGACCTGCAGTGCGTGAGCCTGCTCGCCCTGGAACCCGGCCCCCGCACGACCGGCGAGATCGCGGAACTGACCGGGCTCACCTCCGGATCGGCCACCCGCCTGGTCGACCGCCTGCAGAAGGCCGGCCTCGCCGAACGCCGTCCGGACACCCACGACCGGCGCAAGACGCTCGTCACCCTCACCGCCGGCCGCACTCCCGAGATCGAGGCGGCCTGGGAGGCTCCCGGTGAGGCCTTCGACCGGGCTCTCGACGACTTCACCGACGACGAGCTCACCGTCATCGAGCGCTACCTGCGGCGCACCAGCGACGTCGGGACCGAGCAGACCGCCCGGCTGCGCGCCGGCTGA